One Halalkalicoccus subterraneus genomic window carries:
- the glpK gene encoding glycerol kinase GlpK has protein sequence MTSDQFVGAIDQGTTGTRFMVFDHAGQVVANAYEKHEQIYPQPGWVEHDPVEIWENTKSVMTGALSEAGIDADQLAAIGVTNQRETTVLWDRDSGTPVHEALVWQDRRTTDRVEELQEAGMAETIREKTGLEVDAYFSATKAEWVLENADPMKLEKAQQQSVRDRAEEGEVLFGTIDTWLIQKLTGNHITDVTNASRTMLYNIHDADWDDELLEEFGVPKACLPEVRPSSDEEYYGHTDPDGFLGSEVPVAGALGDQQAALFGQTCFDEGDAKNTYGTGSFFLMNTGEEAVESEHGLLTTVAFQRSGEPINYALEGSIFITGAAVEFLEDIGLIKSAAQTAELASRVDSTDGVYFVPALTGLGAPHWDGRARGTIVGMTRGTKREHIVRATLEAIAYQTRDVAEAMEADSGIEMGSLRVDGGAVKNDFLCQLQADIIGSEIVRPEVDETTALGSAYAAGLAVGYWETADELRDNWQVDREFTPEMDPEDADRTYERWAEAVERSRGWARDE, from the coding sequence ATGACAAGCGATCAATTTGTCGGTGCGATCGACCAGGGGACGACCGGTACGCGGTTTATGGTGTTCGACCACGCGGGCCAGGTCGTCGCCAACGCGTACGAGAAACACGAACAGATCTACCCCCAGCCCGGCTGGGTCGAACACGACCCCGTCGAGATCTGGGAGAACACCAAGTCGGTGATGACGGGCGCGCTCTCGGAGGCGGGCATCGACGCCGACCAGCTGGCGGCCATCGGGGTGACCAACCAGCGCGAGACGACGGTGCTGTGGGACCGTGACTCGGGCACGCCCGTCCACGAGGCGCTCGTCTGGCAGGACCGCCGGACGACCGATCGGGTCGAGGAGCTCCAGGAGGCGGGAATGGCCGAAACTATTCGAGAAAAGACAGGACTGGAGGTCGACGCCTACTTCTCGGCGACGAAGGCCGAGTGGGTCCTCGAGAACGCCGACCCGATGAAACTCGAGAAGGCCCAACAACAGAGCGTCCGCGACCGCGCCGAGGAGGGCGAGGTCCTCTTCGGGACGATCGACACCTGGTTGATCCAGAAGCTTACGGGCAACCACATCACCGACGTCACGAACGCCTCGCGGACGATGCTGTACAACATCCACGACGCCGACTGGGACGACGAGCTTCTGGAGGAGTTCGGCGTTCCGAAGGCGTGTCTCCCCGAGGTACGCCCCTCCTCGGACGAGGAGTACTACGGCCACACCGACCCCGACGGATTTCTGGGTTCGGAGGTGCCCGTCGCGGGCGCGCTGGGCGACCAGCAGGCCGCGCTGTTCGGCCAGACCTGCTTCGACGAGGGTGACGCGAAGAACACCTACGGCACGGGCAGTTTCTTCCTGATGAACACCGGCGAGGAGGCGGTCGAAAGCGAACACGGCCTGCTCACGACCGTCGCCTTCCAGCGTTCGGGCGAGCCGATCAACTACGCGCTCGAGGGCTCGATCTTCATCACCGGCGCGGCCGTCGAGTTCCTCGAGGACATCGGGCTGATCAAGAGCGCGGCCCAGACCGCCGAACTCGCAAGCCGGGTCGACTCGACCGATGGGGTCTACTTCGTTCCCGCACTCACCGGGCTGGGCGCGCCCCACTGGGACGGCAGGGCGAGGGGAACGATCGTCGGGATGACGCGGGGCACCAAGCGGGAACACATCGTCCGGGCGACCCTCGAAGCGATCGCGTACCAGACCAGAGACGTCGCCGAGGCGATGGAGGCCGACTCGGGCATCGAGATGGGCTCGCTTCGCGTCGACGGCGGCGCGGTGAAAAACGACTTCCTCTGTCAGCTCCAGGCCGACATCATCGGCTCGGAGATCGTCCGCCCCGAGGTCGACGAGACCACCGCGCTCGGGTCGGCCTACGCCGCCGGGCTGGCGGTGGGGTACTGGGAGACCGCGGACGAACTCCGGGACAACTGGCAGGTCGACCGGGAGTTCACCCCCGAGATGGATCCCGAGGACGCCGACCGAACCTACGAGCGCTGGGCGGAGGCCGTCGAGCGCTCGCGGGGCTGGGCGAGGGACGAGTGA
- a CDS encoding Cdc6/Cdc18 family protein encodes MNIEERVARRRRGDDGPQLVRSYDALSPAAHVRDPDGRGSALEQLLDHLEPALDGALPANAYVWGPKGAGKSALVTALFTELDRVSAESRTSIHTSTRVDAGDMAAFAYVDGRRTRSEFGLRHAILDALLDDRIPKQGIGDDHLVDRLEASFAGTGRTTVVAVDHLGESTPVSVDAIEAFLGRVPDSIAWLAIGRRPPEEYGTGFGATVHLSAYQRYALVDVLTSRASRGLAHQAISHEELRRIATWAGGDAHDALAALFGAAVRSDEAGERTIDTAAVDGGIDAVPRPGAAIGRVLALPENRQRVLRRLLDLETTDRSIEATAAVIAHPESLDLSAATVKRFLYELAESGILRRTRAERTDGLGRPPSRVEPQFPTLVFRQVFDATNGSPDEP; translated from the coding sequence ATGAACATCGAAGAACGCGTCGCGCGGCGGCGACGAGGAGACGACGGCCCGCAGCTTGTCAGGAGCTACGACGCGCTCAGCCCGGCCGCCCACGTCCGGGACCCCGACGGACGCGGGTCCGCACTCGAACAGCTGCTCGATCACCTCGAACCGGCTCTCGACGGCGCGCTGCCGGCGAACGCCTACGTCTGGGGACCGAAAGGGGCGGGCAAATCCGCGCTCGTCACGGCGCTGTTTACCGAACTCGACCGCGTGAGCGCCGAGAGTCGGACGAGCATCCACACGAGCACACGTGTCGACGCCGGCGACATGGCGGCGTTCGCCTACGTCGACGGTCGCCGAACGCGAAGCGAGTTCGGCCTCCGACACGCGATCCTCGATGCCCTGCTCGACGATCGGATTCCGAAACAGGGGATCGGCGACGATCACCTCGTCGATCGACTGGAGGCGTCGTTCGCCGGAACGGGCCGGACGACGGTCGTGGCGGTCGACCATCTGGGGGAATCGACGCCGGTTTCGGTCGACGCCATCGAGGCGTTTCTCGGTCGCGTTCCCGACTCGATCGCGTGGCTCGCCATCGGTCGGCGGCCCCCCGAGGAGTACGGAACCGGGTTCGGCGCGACCGTCCATCTGTCGGCGTATCAGCGCTACGCCCTCGTCGACGTCCTGACGAGCCGGGCATCCCGGGGGCTCGCCCATCAGGCGATCTCCCACGAGGAGCTCCGTCGGATCGCGACGTGGGCGGGCGGCGACGCACACGACGCGCTCGCGGCGCTGTTCGGTGCAGCGGTACGTTCGGACGAGGCGGGCGAGCGAACGATCGATACGGCGGCCGTCGACGGCGGAATCGACGCGGTTCCCAGACCCGGCGCGGCGATCGGGCGCGTGCTCGCGCTTCCCGAGAACAGACAGCGAGTCCTCCGACGGTTGCTCGACCTCGAAACGACGGATCGATCGATCGAGGCGACCGCTGCGGTGATCGCGCACCCGGAGTCGCTCGATCTCTCGGCGGCGACCGTCAAGCGCTTCCTCTACGAACTGGCCGAGTCGGGCATCCTCCGTCGAACCCGCGCGGAACGAACCGACGGACTGGGGCGCCCGCCGAGCCGCGTCGAACCGCAATTTCCGACTCTCGTCTTCCGGCAGGTGTTCGACGCCACCAACGGGTCCCCTGACGAGCCGTAG
- the glpA gene encoding anaerobic glycerol-3-phosphate dehydrogenase subunit GlpA, with protein MTDRVDALVVGGGSTGCGIARDLAMRGLSVALVEQGNLTHGTTGRMHGLLHSGGRYAVSDQASARECIEENRVLREIAGHCVEMTGGMFVQLEDDPDEYFEEKLAGCRECDIPAEVLSGAEARDREPYLTREVKRAIAVPDGAVDPFRLCVANAADAERHGARIETHAPVTDVLVEAGEVVGVEVEHESGPGKRNHREPGTVEEIRAEHVINATGAWAGRVGEMAGVDVEVRPSKGVMVIMNVRQVDTVINRCRKKGDADIVVPHETTAILGTTDVEVDHPEGYPEERWEVDMMIDELSGLVPILAEARTIRSFWGVRPLYEPPGTGTTDPTDITRDFFLLDHEDRDSLPGMTSIVGGKFTTYRLMAEKISNHVCEKLGVTAECRTAEVPLPGSEDFSVLRDYMDEFGLRSPIGRRSVQRLGSRADDVLKTDEPNPTVCDCEAVTRAEIRDAIEGAGSDLNAVRIRTRASMGNCQGGFCCHRMASELHPNYDEETVSAAWDELVEERWKGERHALWGEGLSQAALNYQLHATTMSLDREPAVADFGAFDSGVETATDGGERTTGSRPSPDPRSDGSRSEEGRNGD; from the coding sequence ATGACAGATAGGGTCGACGCCCTCGTCGTCGGCGGCGGCTCGACGGGCTGTGGCATCGCCAGGGATCTGGCGATGCGTGGCCTCTCGGTGGCGCTCGTCGAACAGGGCAACCTCACTCACGGCACGACGGGGCGGATGCACGGCCTGCTTCACAGCGGCGGGCGCTATGCCGTCTCCGACCAGGCCAGCGCACGCGAATGTATCGAGGAAAACCGGGTATTGCGGGAGATCGCGGGCCACTGCGTCGAGATGACCGGCGGGATGTTCGTCCAGTTGGAGGACGACCCCGACGAGTACTTCGAGGAGAAACTGGCGGGCTGTCGGGAGTGTGACATCCCGGCGGAGGTCCTTTCGGGAGCCGAGGCCCGCGATCGCGAACCGTACCTCACCCGCGAGGTCAAGCGCGCGATCGCGGTGCCCGACGGCGCGGTCGATCCCTTCAGACTCTGTGTCGCGAACGCCGCCGACGCCGAGCGCCACGGCGCGCGGATCGAGACCCATGCGCCGGTGACGGACGTTCTCGTGGAGGCCGGCGAGGTCGTCGGCGTGGAGGTCGAACACGAGTCGGGGCCCGGGAAGCGAAACCACCGGGAGCCGGGCACCGTCGAGGAGATCCGCGCCGAGCACGTGATCAACGCGACGGGCGCGTGGGCCGGACGAGTGGGAGAGATGGCCGGCGTCGACGTCGAGGTCCGCCCATCGAAGGGCGTGATGGTGATCATGAACGTCCGGCAGGTCGATACCGTGATCAACCGCTGTCGGAAGAAGGGCGACGCTGACATCGTCGTCCCCCACGAGACGACGGCGATCCTGGGCACCACGGACGTCGAGGTCGACCACCCCGAAGGCTATCCCGAGGAGCGCTGGGAGGTCGACATGATGATCGACGAGCTCTCGGGGCTGGTGCCGATCCTCGCCGAGGCCCGGACTATCCGCTCCTTCTGGGGCGTCCGGCCGCTGTACGAGCCGCCCGGAACGGGAACGACTGACCCCACCGACATCACGCGCGATTTCTTCCTGCTGGACCACGAGGACCGCGATTCGCTCCCCGGAATGACCAGCATCGTCGGCGGGAAGTTCACCACCTACCGGCTGATGGCCGAGAAGATCTCGAATCACGTCTGCGAGAAACTCGGCGTCACCGCGGAGTGTCGAACCGCCGAGGTACCGCTGCCGGGCAGCGAGGACTTCTCGGTCCTTCGGGACTACATGGACGAGTTCGGGCTCCGATCCCCGATCGGGCGCCGGAGCGTCCAGCGTCTCGGCTCGCGGGCCGACGACGTGTTGAAGACCGACGAACCGAACCCGACGGTCTGTGACTGCGAGGCGGTCACGCGCGCCGAAATTCGGGACGCCATCGAGGGCGCGGGAAGCGATCTCAATGCCGTTCGCATCCGGACGCGTGCCTCGATGGGCAACTGCCAGGGCGGCTTTTGCTGTCACCGGATGGCGAGCGAGCTACACCCGAACTACGACGAGGAGACCGTCAGCGCGGCGTGGGACGAGTTGGTAGAGGAACGCTGGAAGGGCGAACGGCACGCGCTGTGGGGTGAGGGGCTCTCGCAGGCCGCGCTGAACTACCAACTGCACGCCACGACGATGAGTCTGGATCGCGAGCCCGCGGTGGCGGACTTCGGAGCGTTCGATTCGGGTGTTGAGACCGCGACCGACGGCGGTGAGCGAACCACCGGTTCACGACCCTCGCCGGATCCTCGATCCGACGGCAGCCGGTCGGAGGAGGGACGGAATGGCGATTGA
- the glpB gene encoding glycerol-3-phosphate dehydrogenase subunit GlpB has product MAIESDVLVIGGGLAGASAALSAARGGASVRLVTHKENTLRNASGLIDVLGYHGSDEPIAEPFEAISGLSDEHPYRKVGVEAVREALALFDEIAGDLYEGGHTSTNTLSPTYGGRVKPTSRYPESAAAGLASKSENTLLVGFETVTTFDAPLAAERLDASVPFEVRGVTIRFPGEFRADARITRLARALDADELLDRENRVGTREELATRVAEHLGDAERVGFPALLGDDEHRDVRADLEAELGVPVFEVPMGPPSLPGMRLEDRLYEALDAEGVHVEAGNPVVGYSEEERQITAVSVDRGRREIPYHAEQFVLATGGLVGKGIDSDREGVYEPVFDCHVPQPEERYEWFHDRVFDDQPYARFGVEVDDDLRPLGSNGEPEFSNLRAVGAVLGGYDLAREKCGSGVSLSTGFTAGSNASEDLQ; this is encoded by the coding sequence ATGGCGATTGAATCGGACGTGTTGGTGATCGGCGGCGGGCTCGCGGGCGCGAGCGCGGCACTCTCGGCGGCCCGCGGCGGGGCGAGCGTTCGGCTCGTCACGCACAAGGAGAACACGCTGAGGAACGCCAGCGGGTTGATCGACGTGCTCGGCTATCACGGGAGCGACGAGCCGATCGCCGAGCCCTTCGAGGCGATTTCAGGACTTTCCGACGAGCATCCCTACCGGAAAGTCGGCGTCGAGGCGGTGCGGGAGGCGCTGGCGCTGTTCGACGAGATCGCTGGGGACCTTTACGAGGGCGGACATACGAGCACAAACACCCTCTCGCCGACGTACGGCGGGCGGGTCAAGCCCACCAGCCGGTATCCGGAGAGTGCGGCGGCTGGACTGGCGAGCAAGTCAGAGAACACCCTATTAGTGGGCTTCGAGACGGTCACGACCTTCGACGCGCCCCTCGCGGCCGAACGCCTCGATGCCTCAGTCCCCTTCGAGGTTCGAGGGGTCACGATCCGGTTTCCCGGCGAGTTTCGCGCGGACGCCCGGATCACCCGGCTGGCCCGCGCGCTCGATGCGGACGAACTCCTCGACCGCGAGAACCGTGTGGGAACTCGTGAAGAACTCGCCACGCGGGTCGCCGAGCACCTCGGCGATGCTGAGCGTGTCGGGTTCCCCGCGTTACTAGGAGACGACGAGCACCGCGACGTACGGGCGGATCTCGAAGCCGAACTCGGCGTCCCGGTCTTCGAGGTACCGATGGGGCCGCCGAGCCTGCCGGGGATGCGCCTCGAGGACCGGTTGTACGAGGCGCTCGACGCCGAGGGCGTCCACGTCGAAGCGGGCAACCCCGTCGTCGGCTACAGCGAGGAGGAGAGGCAGATCACGGCGGTCTCGGTCGACCGCGGGCGCCGGGAGATCCCCTATCACGCCGAGCAGTTCGTGCTCGCGACCGGCGGGCTCGTCGGGAAGGGGATCGACTCGGATCGCGAGGGCGTGTACGAGCCCGTGTTCGACTGTCACGTCCCCCAGCCCGAGGAGCGTTACGAGTGGTTTCACGACCGGGTCTTCGACGACCAGCCCTACGCCCGGTTCGGAGTCGAGGTCGACGACGACCTCCGGCCGCTCGGATCGAACGGAGAGCCGGAGTTTTCGAACCTCCGGGCAGTGGGCGCGGTACTGGGCGGTTACGACCTAGCCCGAGAGAAATGCGGCAGCGGCGTCTCGCTTTCGACCGGGTTCACGGCGGGCAGCAACGCGAGCGAGGATCTACAATGA